Sequence from the Saccharopolyspora pogona genome:
GGAGTTGCAGACAGTTGAGTCGAGCTTGGGTGGGGCGCAGGCGGCGGAGAGGAAGTTGCGCAATGCTCGCCGGGCGAAGGTGCTTGAGGTGTATGTGCAGGCGAAGCAGGCGATAGCGCAGGGGCGTGTTCCGGTTATTACCTATTTCAAGGACGGTGTGCCCGATGGGGCGAGCTCTCGGCCGGACGTGCGTCTAGGGGTCAAGGTCAAGCTCCCCCGCGATAATTACGATGCGCGGGTCGACAGTCTGGGGGCGGAGCTCGAACGAGAGGGGCTGGTGGATTGGCAGACCGCTCACGGCTCGAAGGTGCTGGATGTGTTCGAAAAGGAGGCTGCTGCGGCGCAGGGCTAAGGCAAGATCGCGCTGAGTGATCAACTCAGCTCGTAGGGTTGCCGGCCGGGTTGGCGTGCTGGGCCGGGAAATGGAGGATGGCCTCCTTCTGGGATCATGGAGATTGCGAAATAACCAAACTCCAGAAGAAGGCCATCCGTTGTCATTTTCTCATGGCTCGTCATGGGCGTCGTTTCCGGGTAGCGCCGGCGGTGACGATGCCGATCTGGCGGAACTGATGAAGTTGCTCGGCAAGGTGCCGGATCGCCGTAAGCGGAAGGGCCGCGTGTATAGTTTGGCGTTCCTTCTCGCGGCGTCGTTGATCGCTGTGCTGGCGGGCGCGTCGAATTTCCGGCAGATCGCCGACCAGGTCGCCGATCTGCCGGCGTCGTTACTGCGGAAAATAGGTGGACGATGGTGCTGGTTCCGCGGCTTTTTCCGTGTCCCGGATACGTCCACGATCCGGCGCGCGCTGGAAGATGTCGATGTAGCGAAGCTGGAAGGACTGATCGGGCCGTGGCTGCTGCGTCATGCCCGGCCTATCCCGGGCGGCACGTTGCGGCTGGCTATCGACGGCAAAGTGCTGCGCGGTTCGTGGATCGGGGATCACGAGTCGTTCACGCTGTTCTCCGCGATGATCCACTGCGATGGTGTCACCGTCGCCCAAGTGGCCGTTCCTCCGGGAACCAACGAGATCACCCAGGTCACGGCCCTGCTCGACGGTGTCTCCCGCGGTGTGGACGGCCGTGTGGTGGTCACCATGGACGCCGCGCACACCCAGCGAGAGACCGCCGAATACATTGCCGGCGAACGCGGATTCGACTACGTCATGACAGTAAAGGGAAATCAAGCGGTGCTTAAGGAAAAGGTATTCGACCGCGTTCTTCCGCTCTTGCGGAAAACACCGCATCATGTCGTCGTCGATGACACCCACGGCCGGATACGCCGCTGGACTACCTGGATTACCGACGCCGGCGGAATCGATTTCCCACACGCGCGTTCCGTAGCCTGCGTCAAACGAGAAGAAACAACTTTTTCCGGAGAACTCGTCAGCAAAGAGCGCGCCTGGATCATCACCAGCCAGAACACCACCACAGTCACCGCCGAAGACCTACACGACCAAGTCCGCGACCACTGGGGAATAGAAAACAAAAGCCATCACGTCCGTGACACGACATACCACGAAGACGCACAACAAATCTATACCGGGACCGGTGCCCATATACTGGCAACATTACGGAATACCGCAATATCGATGCTTCGCATAACTGGACACAACGACATCCGCCGGACAACCGAATGGATCAGCAGGGACCGCACACGAACACTCCCCCTCCTGTCACTCCAAGTTGCAGGGCGCAACACACAGTGATCTTGCCTTTGCCCTGGCTGCGGCGATTGTGGCCAGTGGTAGGTGGGCGTTGATCAAGGAGGGGGAGCCTTTCGAGGTGGAGGCGACATCGCCGATCCTGCGTAATGACGCTAAGCGGCCCGTCAGCGAGCAGGTGTGGCCCAGTATGGAGAAGTTGCTGAGCGCGGTACAGCGGCAGGGCGGTTATGGCTCGGAGTCAGGGGGGCACATCAATGTCAGTTTTGACCGGCGGTTGACCCCTGTGCAGTACGTGCGTGTGGCGCAGGTCGCGAAGGTCTCCGAGGCGTTGCTCTACCGGTTGGGCAACGTTGCAGGCGGCGATGGGTCGAAGCAACGCAAGGTCGAGTATGCGGCGCCGGTTTTACTCCCGTCAGATCCGTACACAGTGGACGAGAACGGTGAGAATGCCGCCTCGTACTAACCCGTTCCCGACGCGGGCGACAAGCACACCGCAGTGCGTTTTGTGGTCTCTGGTACCGAGGACGATCGCCTCGAGTTCCGGGTGTGGGCTGGGGACGCGGGTGAGCTGACCGGAAACCCCGCGCTGTGGCAGGTGCGTGCCGAGTTGAGCGCGGCGATCATGCTGGCCGGCACCGATCCGGCGATCTACCGGGAACTGGATCGGCTGATGGCTGATCCGGATCTGCTGGGCTATGACGATCAGACGAGGGACGAGGGGGCCTGGCTGAAGAAGCTGGCGGAGTTCCTGGAGTTGTTGCCGCTGAGTGAGGCTGCGCAGGCGCAGGTGGTGCAGCTTTTCGCGTGGACACGGCCGTGGAAGTTGACTGGTGGCGCCGGCGACTTGCCCGCGCAGGCCGTGGGCCTGCCCGAACAGTCGGTGCTGTTCCCGGCCCCGGGTGCTTCGAAGGCGCAGGTCGTCGCCGAGGCGTACTCGTTCCAGTTGTACAAGGACGCGAGCCTGGTTGTGGCCCGGTTGGCGCCGAGCGGTAACGGGATTCTCTTCCGGAACGGTGACGAGGTCGGTTTCCAAGGGTTCGCCGAGTGGCTCGAGCACCTCCGTGTCGGACGGAACCGCGACTTGTGGACGTTGCTGGCGATTCCCTTCGCTCCCGCTGCGCTGTTGGAAGCGGTGCTCGATGTCGTTGAAGGACCGGTATTGGCGACGGTGCAGGACTTGTGCAAGACGGACGACGGGCGTCTGCTCACCGGCGTTTACGAAACGGATGAAGATGGTCGCGTGCGATTCCGTCCCAGCAGCTGGATGGAACTCATCCGAGCACGCGACACGGACAGCCACGAATTCACCGATGAAGACCCGCTCGGCGAGTTTACTGGTGAGACCGATGAAGACCCGCTCGGCGAGTTTACCGGTAAGGCTGATCTGGGTGAGGCGTTGATGGTTTCCAGGACCCAACGTTGGCCTGACAAGCCCGCGGAGGTTTATCCGTACTGGCCCGCACGCGGATCGGGGGCGTGATGTTTGATGAGCAGGGGGTGGTGCCCCATGGAGGGATCGAACGTGTCCGTTGGTGATGAGCGTGTGGTAGGGATGCATGATCTGTTGCTCGGACTTGCCGGCCGGGTGCCGGATGAGTTCCTTGCAACGGCTCGGCAGCAGTTGGCGGACGGCGTGATCGACCAGGTTGCTGAGTCGGTGTGTCAGGAGCTGGCTGCTGGTGGTGTGGCGCTGCCTTTCCGGCAGATGAGTGTGCTGGCCGAGTTCTTGGCCGACTCCGCGACCTCGACGTTCAGCCGTATCCCGATCGGTGATGAGCAGCGGGTTCTGGCGTGGCATTTCACCGGCACGCCGAGCGAGCCTGTGGACGTCGACGATGTGGCGGTGGCTGCGTTGGTCGCGGTGCTGTCGGATACGACCGGCGTCCGGGGGTTGTGGCGTGTGTGGCGTGGCCCGGTCCGTGGCCAGGGGCCGTGGTTGCCGGTGTATGTGGTGGAGGCCGGAAGTGTCGATCCGGCTGGGTTGACGGGTCGGCTTCAGCGGGCGTTGGCCGCGGCCGGTTCCGGTGTGCCGAGGGTGGAGGTGGTGGCGCCTGGCGGTGAGGTGCCGGTGTATCAGCGGGCGGCGCGGTCTTATGGCCGGTTGGTGTGGGCGGCGACTGAGCCTGCCCAGCTGAACTTGGCGCGTGTCTTTGACGGTGTCGATGAGGCTGGGGAGCCGGTGTTCGGGGAGGATCACCCGCGTCTGCTGGATGCGGCGGAGCGGGACCGGGTGCTGGGCTATCTCCGTGCCGGCACTGTGGTTCTGGATACGGATTCCACGATGGATGATGTGGTGGATCGGTTGCGTGGGTCTGTGGTGCCGGTGAGTTTCCGTTCAGATGGGGTGTGGATCTGGCCGGACATCGTCTGTTACTACCTGGAGCAGCACGGGTTGGCCCCCGACGAACAGCTGCTGGCCCACATCCGCAACGCCAACCGCCCACCGGCACCCCTGGACGCGGTAACCGTGCACCGCGTCCTGGAGTATTTGTCCAGCCCGTAGGACGTGTAGTCGTTGTCGTTGGGGGTGCGGCCGGGCGGTGTGTCGGGGGGACGTCCGTTCCGCCCGGCCGCGCGGCCCGGTGCCGCCGCGGGTGGGGGAGGTCGCGGCATCGGGCCGGGTTTTCAGAGTGTGTGAAGGCGCTGGATGATTCGGTCTTTGAGTTCGTGGTCGATTCGGGCCCAGGCGGGCGACTCAGTGAACCGGCAGATGTGGTTGTCGGTGGTCGGGGTGTTGTCGGGTTCGGGGTCGACTGGGGTGCCGTCGGGCCAGCGCATGGGGGAGGTCACCGTGGCCGGCCTTTCATTTCTTTGAGCAGCGTGTTGCAGTTCTGGCAGGTCTTGGCGTGAATCCAGTCCATTTCGGATGGGTTGGCCAGGGCGAAGGTGTTGCGGCAGAACGCTTCGTCGGCTGTGCCGGTGTCCAGGCGTGTGCCGGCGAAAGCGTGCCGCATGAGGCCGTAGGCGCTGGACTCGTCTGGCACTGGCAGCCAGAAGTAGCGCTGCTGTGTCTGTGTTTGGGGCTGGGGCATGAAGGCTCCAGTGTTCGGGGTTGTAGGGGTGGCGGGCGGCGTGCGGAGCCCGAAGGGGCGCGCGGTGTCGGGGGACACCGCTCGGTCTCGACGCGGCGCCGCCCGCCTCATATGCCCGGCCCGTCCCGTCGGGAGGACACGGAACGGCCCGGGCGGGTCTCAGAGAGGCTGGAAGCCGCTGCTACAAGCGAACTTCCGCCTGATCAGGCGTGAATGCACCGGGGTAGTTCAGGGCGGGGCAGCAGCTGCTTCCTCAGCAAGAACCTTCTGCAACTCATGTCCTCAATCTCATCTCGCGTATGGCCATGCGATGAAGATATCGTGATAATCACAATTTTCTGAACAGGCGAAAAACACCACCAGCTAGGGAGTTTGCACATGAGCACGGTCCCACGACCGCAATTTGCCGAGCGGGATTTCCGCAAGGCAACCCGAAGTGAGCCAGACAAGCAGTGTGTACGGGTGGCTCGCCGGGATGGTTGGGTCGAGTTGCGTGACGACAAGGCGGTGTTCGGCGCGCCGGATGACCACCGGCTGGTGTTCACCGCCGAGGAGTTCGACGCTTTCTTAGCCCCAATCCACCGAGGCGGGTTTGAAGTGATCTTGGTTTCCTTTGTTGATGATTGTGGTGGGGTGTGGACGTGCGGAATCCGCTGGTCTGCCCAGCTTTTCCATGGTTCCTGGGTTGGGCCCTTGCGGGCGGGTTGGGGGAGGGTGATCAGGCTGTTTCGGGTGGGGCGTGGGTGGTGTGGAACAGGTGGTGCCAGTCGTGTTGGCGGGGCCAGTTTTCCGGGAGGTGCAGTGTGATCGAGCGGGCTCGTCGGGCCACCCGTGCCGGGATGTTGATCAGTGTGCGGCGCAGGGTCGCGGCGCGGGCTTTGGCGTGGAAAGCACTGGTCAGACTGCCTGCGGCGCGCAGCAGGTTGTGGGTCAGGGCGGCCAGCGTCAGCCAGGCGGCGTTGGCGCTGAAGACCCCGGATGGGATGTGGGCCAGCGGGCCGTGTTTGAGGTCGTCGTTGACATGTTCGATGATCGCGTGCGCACGGTGGGTTTTCTCCGCCTCGACCAGCGGCTGGCTGCTGGTGGTGAAGCAGGCGTGATACCGCCAGACGGGAAACAGGGCATCAGCGTGGTTTTTGTCTTTGACCCTGCGCACGATCAACCGACCAGCCACCCGATGGGCTTTATCGCTGGCGAAGGCGGTGAATTCGGTTTCCGCGATCTCGGCGTCACTGACCCAGGACTGGCTGGCCTCGTCCCAGACGGCCTGGGGATACTTGATCGCCGTCCACGCGTCCTCGGCGATGCCGGCGATCGCGCGCTGCACGTTCGGATACTGCGCCACCGTGATCGACACCTCCACACCTTGCGCCCGGCAGGCGGAGACGACTTCGCCTACGTAGAAGGCGGAATCACCGCGAAACAGCATCCGGCCCGGCCCGGCGCCGCACCGCCGTGCAAGGTTGATCGTCTCGGTGACCAACGACGCCGCACCCCGCGCCGAGCCGGCGTTGCCGCCACGCATCCTCGTGGCGGCAACCACCGGCGCCGATCGGGGCGTGGACAGCGTGGTCAGCAGCGGGTGGTAACCCCGCAGCCGCACATTGTGGCCGCCGATCTTGGTGTGCCCGAACGCCGCACCCTGCTTCGCGTGGCCGAACACCCTGCCCAGGGTGGAATCAGCATCGATGAACGTCCTCTCAGCGGCGCCGGCCAGCACCGGAGTCTGCCGGGCCATGCCCACCAGGCACTCCCGCGCGGCCGACTCCACCTGCCGGGCATGCCCCCACGTCAAAGCACGCAGAAACGTGCCCACAGTGGACGGTGCCCGGATCCCGCCGAACAACTTCGGCATCGCCCCATGCCGGATCACATCGAGATCATCAATGCTGTCGGCGCCGGTGAGCATCCCGGCCACGATCGAGCCCACCTTCGCATCCGCATTCGCACCCTCCGAACCGGGAACCCGGACACCCTCGGCGACAAGCTCGGACAACCCGACGCGTTCGGCCAACCGCATCACCGGAACCAGCCCCGCCGAAGCCACCAGATTCGCATCGTCGAACACCGCGCTCACCCGCGCAGCACTATGAGAAGATCGCACCTGCGAGATGCCCTTCCAATCCATGTTGATCGATCCCTACGCAAGATCAATCATCCCAGGTCAGAAGGGCATCTCGTGCTCTCGCCACCGAACCGTTACCCAAGATCATCGGTGGATTGGGGCTTAGCCGGTGCTCGGGAGGGCTGCACCGAGGGGCTGTGCCTGGAGATCACCTGTCGCGGCGTGGACGGCATGTACGTGTTCCGCCGTCGCGGCTGGGCAGCCGTCGAGTTGGTGTTCACCGAAGCCGAACTGCTGGCGTTCCGGGACGGCGTCACGAACCATGAATTCGACGCGGTCGCCTACACCGCATAGGTTTTCCACCCGGCCGAAGGGCCCGTCACCGTGTGGTGAGGGGCCCTGCACGCTCGAGAAGGTTGTGGGCAGTTGCGGGAGGTCCCTCACTGGTGCCCGCGCATACTCACTGAGCGCGCAGGAGTCTTGCACACGAGGGGCTCGCCGGTCCAGGTCCGGTGTGCCCTCGTTGACGCCCAGCTCCTGGACCAGTTGCGTGTTCGGCGTGCTCGTTTCCCGGGAGTTCCGGACCGCGTCCTTCCTGATCTGCTGATCAAAATGTCGCGGTTGCGGCGCCATCATTGCCCATCGGCGATGTCTCTATGGTGCGAGGGAAGCTCAGTGGTCTGGGCGGGCAGGTTGCGCGGGACGTACGGGTAAGGGGCTTGGTGACTGGGTGTGGCGGGCTCATACTGCGCTGGAAATGGTGTGGCGGGTGAGGGGCGACGCGGTATGAACGAGCTCGCGGAGCGGGCGCGCTCCTGGTTGCACGGCACCTATGGGCAGCGTGTGGTGTTGAGGGGTGAGGAGGCGATCCTCTCGACGGAGCGGGCTGCGTTCTTCGGTTGCCGCTATGTGGAGTCTGCCGAGCCGATGTTGGCGGCGACGATCTGCGTGCCTCTGGATGGGGCGGAACCGTTTCCCGCGTCTAATGCTGGTCCGGTCGATGAGGCCCTCAATTTGTCCCGGGCCGAGCCGGGGTCGTGGCGCTGGCGGGTCAACGCAGGTAACTGTGTGATCGCGACCGATGCCGCGGTGAGTTGCCGGCCTGCCTCGGCGCTGCCGTGGGATCCGGCCGGCGAAACGCCGGGCTGGTGGGATCGGATGCTGGCGACGTATTTCCCCGATGCCGAGGTCTTGACCTGCACGACGTGGGAGGATGCGAGCAGGACCATTGTGGACGGGGGTGTGGGGACCCGGGCAGTGGTGTGGTTGCGCCGTCAGCTCGACGGGCGTGAACTGGCCGGTCACCTGCTGTATGCGGACTACCACGATGACAACGTGGTCTTTCTCGACGGTCTGCGGGGGACTGTCGCGGAGCAGGACGACGCCGAGGTAGCTGAGCTTGTGGTGGCGCGTTTTCACCGCCCGCAAGGTGATTCCGTCGGCGGGCTGCTGCCGTGGGAAGTCGCGGCGGACGAATTCCTCCGGGCCGTCGAGAAAGCGGACGCGTGGCTGGCGTACCGCTACGATGGCGAGGTGGAGCTTGTTTCTCCTGATCCGGCCGACGAGACCGAGCGTGGCTGGCTGTTCGCCTGCACCACCCGGAGTTTCCAGCAGAGTGGCGACTGGCGCGATCAAATGCTCGACGCGGCCCTGGTGGTTCCGAAAGCAGCTGGTGAAGAGCCGTTCGGCCTGCCCAACCGTGATCCGTGGGCGTGGCTGGACGACTGGAACGCCGGAAAACCGGGGTTGATGCCACCGCCGGAACCCGCGCAGGCTGGGTGGTTCGGCCCTATGGTGGCCGAGCTCGGCCCCGTGGTCGGTATCAGCGTCCAAGAGCATTGGTTCGGGGTTCTGGAGGAGATCGCCTCTTTTCCCGCGCAAACCCAGGCGCTGGTGTGGCTGCGCAGGAAGGACACCCGGGGCCGGGAGAGCGTCGGCCACCTGTTGTTGGCCGTGAACGATACCGACGGTGTTCAACTCTTTGACCCGATGGACGGGCGT
This genomic interval carries:
- a CDS encoding YrhB domain-containing protein; translation: MNELAERARSWLHGTYGQRVVLRGEEAILSTERAAFFGCRYVESAEPMLAATICVPLDGAEPFPASNAGPVDEALNLSRAEPGSWRWRVNAGNCVIATDAAVSCRPASALPWDPAGETPGWWDRMLATYFPDAEVLTCTTWEDASRTIVDGGVGTRAVVWLRRQLDGRELAGHLLYADYHDDNVVFLDGLRGTVAEQDDAEVAELVVARFHRPQGDSVGGLLPWEVAADEFLRAVEKADAWLAYRYDGEVELVSPDPADETERGWLFACTTRSFQQSGDWRDQMLDAALVVPKAAGEEPFGLPNRDPWAWLDDWNAGKPGLMPPPEPAQAGWFGPMVAELGPVVGISVQEHWFGVLEEIASFPAQTQALVWLRRKDTRGRESVGHLLLAVNDTDGVQLFDPMDGRAQPLIETAPFEFRVMRFGS
- a CDS encoding ISAs1 family transposase gives rise to the protein MINSARRVAGRVGVLGREMEDGLLLGSWRLRNNQTPEEGHPLSFSHGSSWASFPGSAGGDDADLAELMKLLGKVPDRRKRKGRVYSLAFLLAASLIAVLAGASNFRQIADQVADLPASLLRKIGGRWCWFRGFFRVPDTSTIRRALEDVDVAKLEGLIGPWLLRHARPIPGGTLRLAIDGKVLRGSWIGDHESFTLFSAMIHCDGVTVAQVAVPPGTNEITQVTALLDGVSRGVDGRVVVTMDAAHTQRETAEYIAGERGFDYVMTVKGNQAVLKEKVFDRVLPLLRKTPHHVVVDDTHGRIRRWTTWITDAGGIDFPHARSVACVKREETTFSGELVSKERAWIITSQNTTTVTAEDLHDQVRDHWGIENKSHHVRDTTYHEDAQQIYTGTGAHILATLRNTAISMLRITGHNDIRRTTEWISRDRTRTLPLLSLQVAGRNTQ
- a CDS encoding IS1380 family transposase, with protein sequence MRSSHSAARVSAVFDDANLVASAGLVPVMRLAERVGLSELVAEGVRVPGSEGANADAKVGSIVAGMLTGADSIDDLDVIRHGAMPKLFGGIRAPSTVGTFLRALTWGHARQVESAARECLVGMARQTPVLAGAAERTFIDADSTLGRVFGHAKQGAAFGHTKIGGHNVRLRGYHPLLTTLSTPRSAPVVAATRMRGGNAGSARGAASLVTETINLARRCGAGPGRMLFRGDSAFYVGEVVSACRAQGVEVSITVAQYPNVQRAIAGIAEDAWTAIKYPQAVWDEASQSWVSDAEIAETEFTAFASDKAHRVAGRLIVRRVKDKNHADALFPVWRYHACFTTSSQPLVEAEKTHRAHAIIEHVNDDLKHGPLAHIPSGVFSANAAWLTLAALTHNLLRAAGSLTSAFHAKARAATLRRTLINIPARVARRARSITLHLPENWPRQHDWHHLFHTTHAPPETA
- a CDS encoding DUF397 domain-containing protein, with product MSTVPRPQFAERDFRKATRSEPDKQCVRVARRDGWVELRDDKAVFGAPDDHRLVFTAEEFDAFLAPIHRGGFEVILVSFVDDCGGVWTCGIRWSAQLFHGSWVGPLRAGWGRVIRLFRVGRGWCGTGGASRVGGASFPGGAV